In a genomic window of Cottoperca gobio unplaced genomic scaffold, fCotGob3.1 fCotGob3_364arrow_ctg1, whole genome shotgun sequence:
- the LOC115005787 gene encoding olfactory marker protein-like, with the protein MCSPSMSTELELPFRPDSQLTEVMRLRVQSLQQRGQKRQEGEHLLLPNEAVYRLDFSKQSLRFSRWSVRLPQTGRLTITATSQLWTPDLTNLMTRQLLEPVGAFWRAAGDTIVQCYEADGHEFGERIADLATVRKVMYFLFAFADGCIPETVNCSIVFTVDS; encoded by the coding sequence ATGTGCAGTCCAAGCATGTCTACAGAGTTGGAGCTGCCCTTCCGGCCGGACAGCCAGCTGACGGAGGTGATGCGCCTGCGGGTTCAGTCTCTGCAGCAGCGAGGCCAGAAGAGGCAGGAAGGTGAACACCTGCTGCTGCCCAACGAGGCCGTGTACCGACTGGACTTCTCCAAACAGTCCCTCCGATTCTCGCGGTGGTCGGTGCGTCTCCCCCAGACGGGACGCCTCACCATCACGGCCACCTCGCAGCTCTGGACACCCGACCTCACCAACCTGATGACACGTCAGCTGCTGGAGCCCGTCGGGGCTTTCTGGAGGGCGGCGGGCGACACGATCGTCCAGTGCTACGAAGCCGATGGGCACGAGTTTGGCGAGAGAATCGCAGATCTGGCTACGGTAAGGAAGGTgatgtacttcctgtttgcGTTTGCAGATGGCTGCATCCCTGAGACTGTTAACTGCTCCATCGTCTTCACGGTGGACAGCTGA